The segment attattttttgattttaaaggtaacaatataatcatttatatagagttatttttaactattgttattataagttattttaagctacttatttgaaattttttaacgattatataaatatatttaggaaatattttagttaaactgatattacaatttagattttgcatttatcactataatttatcacttttaactatttataaaatattatttggtttttttagtagaactgaaatttatatttaagttgacactgtaatattatatttaaattaacaatttaagtattttgtccaaactgttcaaaaattgtagctttaaactgataatggtttatatgcaacaacattttaaatctaataaattaagtataatatgttaaaatttaaagacataactttataaatagaagtaaagatattattttaaaattgaaatttagtctatttatgattacactttagatttgatatttatttaaccttattaactaacttacaattattattagaaagaccctacaattaatcacttttaattatttataaaataatctttgggttgtttaagttaaataaaatttatatttaagttgagcctataatgttatattttaattaataatttaagtattttatacaaattgttcaaaaattatatctttaaaatgataatggtttacattcaataatatattaaaactaataaattaagtatgatatgttaaaagttaaaaaaacataattttataaaatagaattaaagatattattttaatattgaaatttagtttatatttgaatacactttagatttgatatttaacctaattaccaaattataattattattataaagaaattgaaaagtcatgggagtttcaaatgaatgtgatgaaaagaaaaaagaatgggggtttcaaatgcatgagattcaagaaaaaatgctagctttataagtatgtatgattttcaacattttgcaaaaaaaatgttttgttgaAACATAATTTTGCCTAAAAGGTCAATGATTGATTGGAAGCTACATAATTCCACTATACAAAGTACACAAACACTTAAAGCAACTTAGAAATGAACAACAATATATCTTAAGCCATAAAACAAGTTGTATATTATAACAATTCTACAACACTACAATTCCACAAAACTTTTTCTAAGTATAACGATACGAATCACCATACTTATTCCTCATATAACTGAACTTCCCCTCCTCAAAGTTGACCGGTTGCTGCTTCAAGTCAACCGTACTCTTCTGCTCCCCATAAACAGCTTTATCTTTATCTTTATCTTTATCCTTATCTCTAACCCGATGTTTCGTCCTTTCCTTTTGACTTTTTGACCGAACATGTGGGCCCACACCACCACCACTCGACCCATAAAACTCCGCGTATTCTTCCCTCTTTGAAGCCCGATGCTTTAAAGGATCTTTCAATGATCTAACCTTAACGGGCTTTGTTTCTGAGTATTTCTCATTTGGATCATGGGCCTGACGGGCTTCGGAAACTGGGCCTGAAGTTCTGTGCTTTTGGAGTAACGGGCCGGGCTCATCTTCGGGCATGATTAAGGAATCTTTTAATGGGGTGAGCCCTTTTTTGGGGACTTGAAATGGGTTGAAAGAAAAGACATTGGTGAAGCCTTCGAGGGCTAATTTGGAAAGATCGAGGATGAGCTGGCTGAAAGACGGCCACCCCGCTTCTTGTTCTTCCCTCACACTTTCCacattttttgtgatttttaagGTTTTCTCTTTGCTTTGTAGTGGCTTACTATCACTCTCCACTTTTTCCTGACAATATGTTGAATTAGGTTATAGAAAATTAAAAAGATTTACCTTTTTTTCTAATGCTAATTTATATAAAACATGAACTGGAAAAATGCATCAAAGTCTTACCACTTTTGAGAAATATGATGAACCATATCCTTGTTGAATCATGCTTATAACATATCCTATTGCGATAGCACCAAATACCAAAACAATATCTGTAAAGTGAATAAAAtgtaagatgtatttggatttagtttagtcaaataaagtcaatgtCAATATGTGGATAAGTGTTCAAAACCTGTGGAAGAGACAGAGGTGGAGTGCAAATCACAATCTTCTTGATTGAGAGAAATTTGTCTAAGAGCAGCATTTCCTCGATCAATAACAAGCAATGAACATGTTGGTCTCACGTAAATTACATCAAAATCAGATGAAAACTGTGCATCTTCACTTGGGCCATCTCTGTATCCTGCTACATTTGATTTGCCTCCAGCAATTGTTGTCACACCTGTAAATAAATCCGTTTTTCAATAATCTTTGAAGTGGAGTAGATTTATGAGGTGAAATGGATCTCAAACCTGCTTCACCGATCTTTCTAATGGCAAGATTAGATGTATCTGCGACATAAACATTCCCTTTATCGTCCATTGTAACACCTTTTGGATGATCAAAACGAGCATCATTTGGTTTTCCATCTACGTGTCCTGTGTAACCCTGGAAGGATCCGGCAATCAATCTTGCCCTACTATCTGTGTTCATAAGAATAGTGTAATTAGTAGAAGAATTGTTAGATTTAGGAGAAGGTGAGAAATAATGAGAAAGCTTACATTGAGATAATGGAGGAGTGATTCGAACGATGTTGCTATTGACTGCATCAACAGCGAACAGTTCACCATCTTGCGAGACTCTGATGGAATAAGGCACAACCCCTAGCTGATTCCCTTCTACTACAGTTTCTACTAAATATCCATCCTCAAATTGAAGAATATTCCCATCTGTGTATCACGAaattaaaaaaagtaaaaaaggCAATCCACATTATCTACACATAAATCAATCGATATCAATTGAATATTCATAAAATCTAGGGTTATCGACTTAAATCTAGTAGTATGTATTTATGGAATGAGAAGATAAACAATAAAATAATGAAAGTAACGAAACCTAGAATTAAAAAGTACCTGATAATGGTGATTTGGAAGAAGACCTAGCTGTCCATTTGAGTATGGAAGATAATTGCTTAATCACCGGAGCTGATTAAAAACGACGGAATCATGAATACATGTAGCACAGAAACTAAATCATGGACAATCGAATGTGTTAAAGAGGGAGAGGAAGATAGCATACCAGCAGGAGCAGCTTGAGCTTGAAACTGGAACACGTAAATGGAAACGAGAGTTGAGAAAATCAGATAAAGAAGTGAAGAACTCATTTCTCTCATAGGAGAAAAGAAGATCGGAGTTGAGTGTTGTCGCCGATCAGTAAAACTGTAATGGCTATGGAGGTTAGGTTTTGAATGGATCTTCCTCTGGTAATATTAGTGTTCATACCCCAAATCCAGTTGAGTTTCGATTGCTCTGTTCTCCACTAGCAACTTCACAACATCTTCACAGTTCTCAATGACCACTCTCTCTCtgctttctgattttttttttttctctttcctTTTGTTTTTACTTTTTCCCCCTTTTATCGCAGTATCTTAAaagagaggaagaaaaagagcGAGTAGCATGATAAATTGTGAAACGAATGGGAACATCTATGATCTATGGGCTAGTATGTGGTTATAATTGGTTTGAACTTTTGGTTAATCAAAAAGTTATTTTAACTAGTTTTTTagagtttttttataaatatatttatgtaaTTTTAGCTTATAATTATTTTTACCGAACAATCTTAAATAAAAACCACAGCTTATCGTTTTTATCTATGCCAAAtataccttttttttttattttttatttttaaatatttatgaTACAAACGATTGATTAAAATGTTTATGATTTACTCTTTTGAGAGATAAAGTTCTTAAAAGCGAATTTCTATTTAACTTGATGTTTTGTACTTATTTTATCATCGTAATCGGTTATAGCTGGTATTAtgggttttttttttgtctaagCTGCAAACACATGGCGTAGATAGTATCAAAGTAAAAACAATAAGTTGAAATTACCTTCATACTATTTTAAACCATGTTGTTTCTTCTGCCGTTTTTATAAAGCTTAAGTTTCATAACATTTTTAACTAAGGTCGGGGATTGAAGCATAATCGAATGGGTATCGAAAATCAATTATTGATGAAGGACAATGTCTTCGTCTTTTCATCACAATAGACCTAACATTGATGGTGAATATAGAGATCATCTCCCCAATTTAATTCTGTTGTGGTATGACAATGAAATGTATGACATCAAGGACATAATCAAACTCATGTAGATGATTTTAAAGTTGCCTTGGTCATTTGTAAGTTTCACAAGATTATATATATAACCCTACACTAGTTTTTTAAAATATGTAAGATGGAAGGATGATACAGAGCTTCCTTTATGGGATTGACCCCAAGCAGTCCAACAAGTTGTAGAAAACCATTATGTTCGACATACATATGAAATTGAAGTCAATTAAAAAGAGATGATAACTTGGAAGAGTTAAAAGTTCCatatatgaaaaatgaaaatttaacaTTTAATCCTAGAGGTCTTTATCATACAAAATAGTCtttggtgtaacatcccaaaaattgaggccaaaaattttgtttttaaattaagtagATCATAATTTATATTACCAAAACTTTGTCACTATTTCAtcattcataaaatcataaaatcatgtctCGAAAACCATATCATCGGGAacaatgaaaatcagagtacaatcccagaaaatccgatgcggaaaccatgtgtgtgatgcgctgctacaccgccgactctttccccttagacgaagaggtacctgaaaccaaaactgaaactataagcacaaagtttagtgagttccctcatcataccacacaccacataacaccatcggtatctttcaaccgataaccatCATCggcatctttcaaccggtacacgtcatcggtatctttcaaccggtaactggggactatttcaccccctagcACTAGCATCCCGTAACGAGAGATAATCATACAGTTAGGCATAACTGGGTAGGGACAACTAATCCCTTCtacacacatagcatatcatacaTGCATATCTCGCCATAACACATtaacataccaagataattatcacgaagacaatcatctcatACATAACTACTTACTGGCGGGCAGGCAGGCATTAGTGTGCCTTGTTATAAgagatttcaccaaaataagcctaTAGTGtcttgcatgtgtaccaagatttgacctttacgtgtttattgctcatggggaagtcagatctatagattagagaagtagatatgacctcaggaggtcagatgagtgttttcatgggaggaactcgccgagcccataagggacttgacgagtcgagtcgggttgccccgcgattcgcgaCCTGTGATAACCCGTTGAGTGtggggttgactcagcgagtcgagtgagGACCAGGGACGAAGAGGACAcgcataaactcgccgagtcacacgagtgcactcgacgagtctggtcaaagtttgaccgttgacttttgttgacttttagggtttagtcagtgtttggacttatgagccattagaggggtagaatggtcttttacccattcttagagaacttatagagaggggttagcctagcctttataagttgtattaattagagtaattatttatgtGAGTAGGCGGAGGCTAGTGCAGTATTTCAGAGTCCGAGGTTTACTGAGTTATCCGAGGCgactcttctcactatactttacctagagtggtaattagagttatatgacagagtatattgtatgctatttgtTATCTATATGATTCTGTGCTATATGTgattcagagtttatagagttaggaccgaatggtccacagagttaggaccagagggtccacaaagttatgggactggagggtcccactgagacactttgaccagagagtcatacagagttatagcctcgagtggctaatatgtgttgcatatggtattttggggaactcactaagcatttatgcttacagtgtttggtgttatgtgttttaggtaccagtgaggatcgcaggaaggcgccgacatgatcagtacacacatgaggagtctttatactttatgatcttgggttgtgttatatggattgatatgtgaaacgatgagattttataatgtttatgaatgaaaatatgtttttaaaatgtgaaaatttgtttgtaaaattacggtgttacaagttggtatcagagccttggtttgagggattcagatgcatcttcgagcgcatttgaactcaaactgaggatttgagggatTTTTCGgaataaaacaaatttttctaaaagagtaaaaaggttttgaaaagagcagagcagagcagtgtgtacgatcagccaacgcctgaacggtgatttcccaaaatacccttatattatgtgaTTGAGATATGAGttaatatgttatgcatgctagagtaggctaggtattcttattaggactagagcggcctgatttgtgatgccttagcctaggggttttTTACTGCTAGGatatgcttgagagtgagtagatagcagcgaggagctatGAGATATCTGCTAGAGAGTAGACTATGCatagtgagagtagagtacttgggatttggaatccaaggaggaggacttggggtgcatactgatgcagtgtggacagtagtattgggcccgtactactgaagacgtCGGATTAGTGCGCAGCCCAAGTacgaatccttagggtaccagggatcgagtaggaatgggatatcgagtgtgtgtacactcgagcgagtctctgatattttgtgttgtatttcagagagacatcatggttgggacacgccacacacctgagagcagttgTAATACCCAAAaatttacaccaaatttaaacttttaatactaacaaaagagtcaaatagtaattgtttttacaaaacatttccaattcgtTTATcctcagagtgtcccaaaatagatcatgatgatgaggagcggtatggtcatgccttcgccttccctcgctctcctgaagtacctgaaacaataaactgaaaactgtaagcccgagggcttagtgagctatccccaaaataccaacaccatattGACAAAAACCACAAccataacgatcaatcaaacaacatacatactgggccatcggccagactggtccgccctactgggcctacagtctatctgaatctatcccgagccttcggcatcactggtccgccgcgtgggcctacagtctccccgggccgctcagagggtgtgttggccttcagcacaaagcaggaccgcctcaacccaaccaacaagcaactaaccatgtacgcatactatcatataatggcatatacacatagcaaacatatctatctcattgaccatcaatcatagagtttcactcgtaactagagtatcgacctaacatgtcactaacataccaatccttacggatcataaagcataacatactatctatcctgattctgatctaacagatcagaatcatatgtagcataccataaccatcgatctaaccgatctctagtataacaaccatcctaaacaagATGAATtctaacaaagcaataacataacacccatcctaaaccaggatgaaatctagcatggCAATAAtaaagcaaccatcctaaaccaggatgtaaatcataaagagtcggccttggtgccgtagaccttatcgatatagtgaggataactcacctcgcagatgtcgattgAAATacaaactccaactatcggatcacttgacaccggcaccaccacctataaccatgaCACAATATACTAATAAGTtcttactcttatgagacaccTCATAACCTATTAGTAATTTATGATCAAGGtcagagtcctcagtcaaggtcaacagtccatgttgaccttaactcgccgagtgcactcggctactcgccgagtccgtggagcacattccaactcgctgagtcatcgaagtgactcgtcgagtcccttagaaTCCCAATCAATCCTTAAGGTCCAcacgtcgagtttcctccttgcaactcgacgggtacACACGCATGCCTATCCAAGGGAAAAGCCATCCGACTTgcccgagttgttcttcaacttgtcgagttttatggtgatattcatcggactcgccgagttgttcatccaactcgccgagttcaatgaccatcttcatgtgactcgccgagtcatcattgagactcaccgagtccatccagtcctttttccatacagacctgttttgagccatgcaacgactccaaatcacagatccaagctcctagagcatacttaccacgtaaagttgcaaactttacgtgcatgcatggttataaaggctccaaatgtctattttaagttcttaatggagcttctagtccaagagggactccaaccacaaccaatacagcaactttatgactctagcatccaaggagggtccagatctgaagttacaacttcagatctagcccatagctcaacatcccaacttgaaaatccataaaaaaaaccctagaatcaACCAAAGagaagaaaaggaagtaagaatggtactttgataccttcaaacgatgctagctgaggcaaaacccgcttcccactcctttcttgcttcaatttcctttgcactcttagcttccttcctccaagatcctcttttccaagcttcaaacccacaccaaggcacacacacacacgaattagggtttcaagggttctcaaagactgtaaggagtcccaaaggaggttgaggctcctttaaataggggtgcaaaccccgggatttaagGCTTcaactgccagctcctactcgccgagtaggtcactaaccacgcgttctcaccccgctgctactcgacgagtaggtcaaacaactcatcgagtagagcttATCtagaaattcttaattaattaatacatgAGGATCGAGGCGTTACAGCAGTGGTGTTAGTGACGAGGAGACCCgcaggttgattcatgaggaggtggttgctgccatctgcacagagattccagagatgttcgggtctattaagaccgcactgattgagacttttgatgagagaTACACAGCGGTTACTGAGGCtgtagccgctgcagctaccgcagctgttgctgctgccagacctcagggtggTGATTCATTGTTGTTCCAAGAGTTCAGTaacacgaagccactagagtttgatgggacgcaagaTCCGATTTCTACGATGAGATGggtttctgatattgagggatgcttctatacgtgttcatgtccggagcatctgagggttcggttcgtgctgaaccagcttcgcttgggagcgaaggactggtagaAGTTTGTTACAGTGcactattcgcctgctgagcttgctgcggtgacctgggagaggttcatcgCCATGttccgtgatgagtacgttcccccggtggagagggagcgtttggcccaggagtttctgaccctcaagcagggtactgagtttgttactgtgatcaccaggatgttccatgagagggcgatgttttgccctgagtacgtgtctaccgagcaggcacgtatgattcagtatctgagtattttgaggagggacatacgagagttcgtggcgaactcgtcgtaccggacatttgccgagctccaggaaaatgctcggaagaaggagatagagctggagaatCAGTATAGAGAGGAggtggagtctcaggggagggatcggcggccAGCTCTGtcccagccgacagccaagcgggccaagcccgccgattcgagatcagggaaccataagggccgcacttgtggcaagtgcggcaaaggtcatgagggggtttgtagagcaaggtcttgctacaagtgtggcaaggacgggaacatggccaa is part of the Lactuca sativa cultivar Salinas chromosome 7, Lsat_Salinas_v11, whole genome shotgun sequence genome and harbors:
- the LOC111913862 gene encoding uncharacterized protein LOC111913862, which codes for MREMSSSLLYLIFSTLVSIYVFQFQAQAAPAAPVIKQLSSILKWTARSSSKSPLSDGNILQFEDGYLVETVVEGNQLGVVPYSIRVSQDGELFAVDAVNSNIVRITPPLSQYSRARLIAGSFQGYTGHVDGKPNDARFDHPKGVTMDDKGNVYVADTSNLAIRKIGEAGVTTIAGGKSNVAGYRDGPSEDAQFSSDFDVIYVRPTCSLLVIDRGNAALRQISLNQEDCDLHSTSVSSTDIVLVFGAIAIGYVISMIQQGYGSSYFSKVEKVESDSKPLQSKEKTLKITKNVESVREEQEAGWPSFSQLILDLSKLALEGFTNVFSFNPFQVPKKGLTPLKDSLIMPEDEPGPLLQKHRTSGPVSEARQAHDPNEKYSETKPVKVRSLKDPLKHRASKREEYAEFYGSSGGGVGPHVRSKSQKERTKHRVRDKDKDKDKDKAVYGEQKSTVDLKQQPVNFEEGKFSYMRNKYGDSYRYT